One genomic window of Equus caballus isolate H_3958 breed thoroughbred unplaced genomic scaffold, TB-T2T haplotype2-0000448, whole genome shotgun sequence includes the following:
- the LOC138922062 gene encoding ral guanine nucleotide dissociation stimulator-like: MCSCIPSLRGSGAQRANNDSLLQRCRHWLRPHLQDLRPFGRRNPQSSTQEMVQELAHGSYGSISLDRGQVQQTTDLARGWTEGRRGESLGQRNEACRMRALQAGLLERLPPSIGPALAPRNMANVTTIVFDCAAVLTSHGVLDHLLATMRLASLRVIWPGSHLGGPAYLPQVQLQHLGPRRAELEAPVPELLPALEPEQGPAPGPEAAPAVVPPSAPELEAASPPAASPPAASPPSASPGPERAPSASAPVPASELEQDAPLTFGRSLPPAAEVTAEASAELREERPKLLDFPPKLVAEQLTRMDAELFKKVEPRHCLGFVWCQRPNGSKEYLAPTVRATINQFLHVSGCVITTCLGDLSMTAQDRARVVELWIQVAKECRVLGNYASLRAIVSALQSPSISRLQKTWGRVARKSSRKLKRFIKDQWVSRRQLVKEATSMLTSLETGPTGAQKGLIPFLGTFLNYLLLLDTNMEDYLEGNEINFEKRSEEFKVTEQIFLLQEAVHLYHIEAEERFGAWFEAMEPLSEDESYSLSCHLEPPQERAGKMRRFFLPKKNRASLSSGLVTRPLTQNPATVADPGPSNSSSAACSSAAGTRLGNTRGPRPAPPMLMGRRTF; this comes from the exons atgtgttcgtgtatcccctctttgcgaggctctggcgcacagagagccaacaatgacagtcttctccagcgctgtcgacattggctgagaccgcacctccaagacctcaggccattcggaagaaggaaccctcag agctccacccaggagatggtccaggagctggcgcatgggtcctacggctccatctccctggacagggggcaagtgcagcagaccaccgaccttgcccggggctggactgaggggaga cgcggagagtcactcgggcagcggaatgaggcctgcaggatgcgggccctccaggcaggcctgctggagaggctgccgccgtccataggaccagccttggcgcctcgaaacatggccaacgtcaccaccatcgtgtttgactgcgcggctgtcctcacctcccacggggtcctggaccacctacttgctac gatgcggctggcctctctgcgtgtcatctggcctgggtcgcacctgggaggccctgcctaccttccccaggtccagctgcaacatctggggcccaggagggcagagctggaag cgccagttccagagctcctgccggctctagagccagagcaagggccagctccggggccagaggcagctccagctgtagttccaccgtccgcgccggagctggaggcggcctcaccaccagcagcctcacctccagcagcctcacctccatcggcctctccagggccggagcgagcgccatcagcttcagccccagtgccagcttctgagctggagcaagatgcgccattgacttttggacgatctctgcctccagctgccgaagtcaccgcagaagcgagcgccgagctgagagaggagaggcctaagctgctggacttccctccgaagctggtggccgagcagctgacccggatggatgcg gagctgttcaagaaggtggagccccgccactgcctgggttttgtgtggtgccagcggcccaatgggagcaaggagtacctggctcccacggttcgggccactatcaaccagtttcttcacgtgtccggctgcgtcatcacgacgtgccttggggacctcagcatgacggcccaggacagggccagagtcgtcgagctgtggattcaggtggccaag gagtgccgagtccttggaaattatgcgtccctgcgtgccatcgtgtctgctctgcagagcccctccatcagccgtctgcaaaagacatggggacgagttgccag gaagagctctcgaaagttgaagaggttcatcaaagaccagtgggtgagcaggaggcagctggtgaag gaggcgacctctatgttgaccagcctggagacgggccccacaggtgcccagaag gggctcatccccttccttggcacattcctcaattacctactgctgctggacaccaacatggaggattacctggag ggaaatgagatcaattttgagaaaaggagtgag gaattcaaagtcaccgagcagatcttcctgctccaggaggcagtccatctttaccacattgaggctgaggagcgatttggggcctggttcgaggccatggagcccctcagcgaggatgagag ctacagcctgtcctgccacctggagcccccacaggagagggccggcaagatgcgccggtttttcctgcccaagaagaaccgcgcgtctctcagctcagggctcg tcaccagacccctgacgcagaacccagcaacagtggcagatcccggtccttccaacagctcgagtgcagcctgctcttcagcggcggggacgcggctgggaaacacgcggggccccaggccggctcctcccatgctgatggggagaagaacattctaa